One stretch of Streptomyces sp. NBC_00443 DNA includes these proteins:
- the alr gene encoding alanine racemase, giving the protein MTETAALRTAPLRARAEIDLAALRANVRTLRAHAPDAALMAVVKSDAYGHGAVRCAREAIEAGAGWLGTATPEEALVLRAAGLDGVRIMCWLWTPGGPWREAIEADLDVSVSGMWALREVTEAARQAGAPARVQLKADTGLGRGGCQPGDDWTELVREALRAEADGLIRITGLWSHFACADEPGHPSIAAQLSLFREMVAYAEARGARPEVRHIANSPATLTLPDSHFDLVRTGIATYGISPSPELGSPADFGLRPVMTLSASLALVKHVPGGHGVSYGHHYVTPGETTLGLVPLGYADGIPRHASGAGPVLVGGKWRTVAGRIAMDQFVVDLGGDEPAAGAEAVLFGPGDRGEPTAEDWAQAAGTIAYEIVTRIGTRVPRVYRNASM; this is encoded by the coding sequence ATGACAGAAACAGCAGCCCTGCGGACCGCCCCCCTGCGTGCCCGCGCCGAGATCGATCTGGCCGCCCTGCGGGCCAATGTGCGGACCCTGCGCGCCCACGCGCCGGACGCGGCCCTGATGGCCGTCGTGAAGTCGGACGCGTACGGCCACGGGGCCGTCCGGTGCGCCCGCGAGGCCATAGAGGCTGGCGCCGGCTGGCTGGGTACGGCCACGCCCGAGGAGGCCCTCGTGCTGCGGGCCGCCGGTCTGGACGGCGTACGGATCATGTGCTGGCTGTGGACACCGGGCGGCCCCTGGCGCGAGGCCATCGAGGCCGACCTGGACGTCTCCGTCAGCGGGATGTGGGCCCTGCGCGAGGTCACCGAGGCCGCCCGGCAGGCCGGCGCTCCCGCGCGCGTGCAGCTCAAGGCCGACACCGGGCTGGGCCGGGGCGGCTGCCAGCCCGGGGACGACTGGACCGAGCTCGTGCGGGAGGCCCTGCGGGCCGAGGCCGACGGGCTGATCCGGATCACCGGACTCTGGTCGCACTTCGCCTGCGCCGACGAGCCCGGGCATCCGTCCATCGCCGCCCAGCTCTCCCTCTTCCGCGAGATGGTGGCGTACGCCGAGGCGCGGGGCGCGCGGCCCGAGGTGCGGCACATCGCCAACTCGCCCGCCACGCTCACCCTCCCCGACAGCCACTTCGACCTGGTGCGCACCGGGATCGCCACCTACGGCATCTCGCCCAGCCCCGAGCTGGGCAGCCCCGCTGACTTCGGGCTGCGGCCCGTGATGACGCTCTCGGCGTCCCTCGCACTGGTGAAACACGTCCCGGGCGGTCATGGCGTCAGCTACGGCCATCACTACGTCACCCCGGGCGAGACCACCCTCGGCCTCGTCCCCCTCGGCTACGCCGACGGCATCCCGCGGCACGCCTCCGGCGCCGGTCCCGTCCTGGTCGGCGGCAAGTGGCGGACGGTCGCGGGGCGGATCGCGATGGACCAGTTCGTCGTCGACCTGGGCGGGGACGAGCCGGCGGCCGGCGCGGAAGCGGTGCTGTTCGGGCCCGGTGACCGCGGTGAGCCCACCGCCGAGGACTGGGCCCAGGCCGCGGGGACCATCGCCTACGAAATCGTCACGCGGATCGGAACGCGCGTTCCACGCGTCTACAGGAATGCGTCCATGTGA
- a CDS encoding L,D-transpeptidase family protein, which translates to MISGRIASRSIAVLLAGATLLPVGSASADPVPPASGPEAELVPGVPDLLNLRPTDTPDQALPPEVYTPSPEEDAVEPKDAPDETNDLVEYIPPMDALEGVKCSQETGPHQRQVERWLKRRVDGEQSPADCRAIRAFQTKHKIKPAIGFAGPVTWATMQLVSASKNPNAAKKCPVRRYRVACVDLDRQLAWVQKGKKVVFGPVPVRSGRKGYETRVGSHRIYWRHKNHVSSLYNSPMPYSQFFSGGQAFHGVYGNIFTAVGSMGCVNLRLDEARKLWGVLKNNDQVYVWGHRPEA; encoded by the coding sequence ATGATCAGCGGACGTATCGCAAGCCGGAGCATCGCTGTGCTGCTCGCCGGCGCCACCCTGCTGCCCGTCGGCAGCGCCTCGGCCGACCCCGTGCCCCCGGCTTCCGGGCCGGAGGCCGAACTCGTGCCGGGCGTACCCGACCTGCTCAACCTCCGGCCGACCGACACGCCCGACCAGGCGCTGCCCCCGGAGGTGTACACGCCCAGCCCCGAGGAGGACGCCGTCGAGCCGAAGGACGCGCCGGACGAGACGAACGACCTCGTGGAGTACATCCCTCCGATGGACGCCCTCGAGGGCGTGAAGTGCAGCCAGGAGACGGGACCGCACCAGCGGCAGGTCGAGCGGTGGCTGAAGCGGCGCGTGGACGGGGAGCAGTCGCCCGCCGACTGCCGGGCCATCCGCGCCTTCCAGACCAAGCACAAGATCAAGCCCGCCATCGGCTTCGCCGGCCCGGTGACTTGGGCCACCATGCAGCTGGTCTCCGCCAGCAAGAACCCCAATGCCGCCAAGAAGTGCCCGGTACGCAGGTACCGGGTCGCCTGTGTCGACCTCGACCGGCAGCTGGCCTGGGTGCAGAAGGGCAAGAAGGTGGTGTTCGGGCCCGTGCCCGTCAGGAGCGGGCGCAAGGGGTACGAGACGCGGGTCGGGTCGCACCGCATCTACTGGCGGCACAAGAACCACGTGTCGAGCCTCTACAACAGCCCCATGCCCTACTCCCAGTTCTTCAGCGGCGGCCAGGCCTTCCACGGCGTCTACGGCAACATCTTCACCGCCGTCGGCTCCATGGGCTGCGTCAATCTGCGCCTGGACGAGGCCAGGAAGCTGTGGGGCGTGCTGAAGAACAACGACCAGGTGTACGTGTGGGGGCACCGGCCGGAGGCGTGA
- a CDS encoding holo-ACP synthase — protein MSIIGVGIDVAEIDRFSAALERTPGLAERLFLQSELLLPSGERRGIASLAARFAAKEALAKALGAPAGLLWTDAEVYVEDSGRPRLRVSGTVAARAAELGVRSWHVSLSHDAGVASAVVVAEG, from the coding sequence ATGAGCATCATCGGGGTCGGCATCGACGTGGCCGAGATCGACAGGTTCAGCGCGGCACTGGAACGCACCCCCGGGCTGGCTGAACGACTGTTCCTGCAGAGCGAGTTGCTGCTGCCAAGCGGCGAACGCCGGGGCATCGCCTCGCTCGCGGCCCGTTTCGCGGCGAAGGAGGCTCTCGCGAAGGCGCTGGGCGCACCGGCGGGCCTGCTGTGGACGGATGCCGAGGTCTACGTCGAGGACAGCGGCCGGCCACGGCTGCGGGTGTCGGGGACGGTCGCGGCACGGGCGGCCGAACTGGGCGTACGGTCCTGGCACGTGTCGCTGAGCCATGACGCCGGGGTCGCGTCGGCGGTGGTGGTGGCGGAGGGCTGA
- a CDS encoding NAD(P)H-hydrate dehydratase, with amino-acid sequence MRTAYSVETVRAAERELMARLPDGALMQRAAAGLAVACADLLGRVYGSRVVLLVGSGDNGGDALYAGARLARRGAGVAAVLLNPERAHAGGLAALRQAGGRATGVDGAEELIERADLVVDGIVGIGGKGGLRPDAAPLAAAARRSRAAVVAVDLPSGVDVDTGEVRGTALRADLTVTFGTHKPGLLIDPARDYAGVVRLVDIGLALPNDAVELEALQHADVDLLLPSPAAETDKYRRGVVGIAAGSARYPGAAVLAVAGALRGGAGAVRYVGPAADAVIARFPETLVSDRGPKKAGRVQSWVVGPGAGDDAAAVAEVLATDVPVLLDADGLRLADADAVRGRTAPTLMTPHAGEAAALLGVSREEVEGARLASVRELAGRYAATVLLKGSTTLVADAGGTGPVRVNPTGTPWLATAGSGDVLSGLAGSLLAAGLPALDAASAAAYLHGLSARFAADGAPVGAHDVAEGIPDAWRDVRS; translated from the coding sequence ATGCGGACTGCGTACAGCGTGGAGACGGTAAGGGCGGCCGAACGGGAGCTGATGGCACGGCTTCCGGACGGTGCGCTGATGCAGCGGGCGGCGGCCGGACTCGCCGTGGCCTGCGCGGATCTGCTGGGCCGGGTGTACGGCAGCCGGGTCGTGCTGCTGGTCGGCAGCGGCGACAACGGCGGCGACGCCCTGTATGCCGGGGCCCGACTGGCCCGGCGCGGGGCGGGAGTTGCCGCGGTGCTGCTGAACCCGGAGCGGGCGCACGCCGGGGGCCTCGCGGCGCTGCGGCAGGCGGGCGGCCGGGCGACCGGGGTCGACGGCGCCGAGGAGTTGATCGAGCGCGCGGATCTCGTCGTGGACGGAATCGTCGGGATCGGCGGCAAGGGCGGGCTGCGTCCGGATGCGGCCCCGCTGGCCGCCGCCGCCCGGCGGTCCCGGGCCGCGGTGGTCGCCGTGGACCTGCCGAGCGGCGTGGACGTGGACACGGGCGAGGTACGCGGCACGGCACTGCGGGCCGACCTCACCGTCACGTTCGGCACGCACAAGCCGGGCCTGCTGATCGATCCGGCGCGGGACTACGCCGGTGTGGTGCGCCTGGTCGACATCGGCCTGGCGCTGCCGAACGACGCGGTGGAGCTGGAGGCTCTGCAACACGCGGACGTGGACCTGCTGTTGCCGTCGCCCGCGGCGGAGACGGACAAGTACCGGCGAGGTGTCGTGGGCATCGCGGCCGGCTCGGCGCGCTATCCGGGTGCGGCCGTCCTGGCGGTGGCGGGGGCACTGCGGGGCGGGGCGGGAGCCGTACGGTACGTCGGCCCGGCCGCGGACGCGGTGATCGCCCGGTTCCCCGAGACGCTGGTGTCGGACCGGGGCCCGAAGAAGGCCGGGCGCGTGCAGTCCTGGGTCGTCGGCCCCGGCGCCGGGGACGACGCGGCGGCGGTCGCGGAGGTCCTGGCGACGGACGTGCCGGTGCTCCTCGACGCGGACGGCCTGCGGCTGGCGGACGCGGACGCGGTACGGGGGCGTACGGCACCGACTCTGATGACCCCGCACGCCGGGGAGGCGGCGGCGCTGCTGGGTGTTTCCCGCGAGGAGGTCGAGGGGGCTCGGCTGGCTTCGGTACGGGAGTTGGCGGGGCGGTATGCGGCGACGGTGCTGCTGAAGGGGTCGACGACGCTGGTGGCGGACGCCGGGGGCACCGGCCCGGTCCGGGTGAACCCGACGGGTACGCCATGGCTGGCCACGGCCGGCAGCGGGGATGTGCTGTCCGGTTTGGCGGGATCACTGCTGGCGGCGGGGCTCCCGGCGTTGGATGCTGCGAGCGCGGCGGCGTATCTCCACGGCCTGTCGGCAAGGTTCGCGGCGGACGGGGCGCCGGTCGGGGCGCATGACGTGGCTGAGGGGATTCCGGATGCCTGGCGGGACGTACGGAGTTGA
- a CDS encoding FAD-dependent monooxygenase, with protein sequence MRAIVIGAGIGGLAATLSLRRAGWDVTIVEQAARFTEVGAGIQLAPNATRVLRRLDVLDAVAAPASRPSHLSFRTWSDGSEICRYGTGRAAEDEFGAPYLLLHRADLHRALVAAVPPESVRLNTTVVDIAQDDNSAHVTTATGERLGADLVVAADGIRSAARQWLFGKDEAVFSGTAAYRALLPAAEVADLGLPPLAVWLGPDRHFVHYWVRRGELLNVVAVFSTEEPTQESWTAQAEPGEQLREFAAWDARVLRILERAGQVLRYGIYTRAPLARWNVGRVTLLGDSAHAMVPFQAQGAAQAILDAAALGDALTDATPTEVPAALARYTARRLPTATATQSASTQAGRDFHLPDGPEARSRNARMAAHAAENRFMPQATAWREDGPDDEPDH encoded by the coding sequence ATGAGGGCGATCGTCATCGGGGCGGGCATCGGAGGACTGGCCGCCACCCTGAGCCTGCGCCGGGCGGGTTGGGACGTCACGATCGTCGAGCAGGCAGCCCGCTTCACCGAGGTCGGTGCCGGAATCCAGCTCGCGCCCAACGCCACGCGGGTGCTGCGCCGGCTGGACGTCCTCGACGCGGTCGCCGCACCGGCCTCCCGCCCCTCCCACCTGAGCTTTCGCACCTGGTCCGACGGGTCGGAGATCTGCCGTTACGGGACGGGCCGTGCGGCCGAGGACGAGTTCGGGGCGCCGTACCTGCTGCTTCACCGCGCCGATCTGCACCGGGCCCTGGTCGCCGCGGTGCCACCGGAGTCGGTGCGCCTGAACACGACGGTCGTGGACATCGCCCAGGACGACAACTCCGCCCACGTCACGACGGCGACCGGTGAGCGCCTGGGCGCGGACCTGGTGGTGGCCGCGGACGGCATCCGCTCCGCCGCCCGCCAGTGGCTCTTCGGCAAGGACGAGGCGGTGTTCTCGGGAACCGCCGCCTACCGGGCCCTGCTCCCCGCCGCCGAGGTGGCCGACTTGGGTCTCCCCCCGCTCGCCGTCTGGCTCGGCCCGGACCGCCACTTCGTCCACTACTGGGTGCGCCGCGGCGAACTCCTCAACGTCGTGGCCGTCTTCAGCACAGAGGAGCCGACGCAGGAGTCATGGACCGCTCAGGCAGAACCCGGCGAGCAACTGCGCGAGTTCGCGGCCTGGGACGCCCGGGTCCTGAGGATCCTCGAACGCGCGGGCCAGGTGCTGCGCTACGGCATCTACACCCGAGCCCCGCTTGCTCGTTGGAACGTCGGCCGGGTGACCCTCCTCGGCGACAGCGCCCACGCGATGGTCCCGTTCCAGGCCCAGGGCGCGGCCCAGGCGATCCTGGACGCGGCCGCACTGGGCGACGCCCTCACGGACGCGACGCCCACCGAAGTTCCCGCCGCACTCGCCCGCTACACCGCCCGCCGCCTACCGACCGCCACCGCCACACAGTCCGCCTCGACCCAGGCAGGCAGAGACTTCCACTTACCGGACGGCCCGGAGGCCAGGTCGAGAAACGCCCGCATGGCGGCACACGCAGCCGAGAACAGGTTCATGCCGCAGGCGACGGCGTGGCGGGAGGACGGACCGGACGACGAGCCGGACCACTGA
- the glmS gene encoding glutamine--fructose-6-phosphate transaminase (isomerizing), translating into MCGIVGYVGSQSALEIVMAGLKRLEYRGYDSAGVAVLADGGLAGAKKAGKLGNLEKELAERPLPTGTTGLGHTRWATHGGPTDANAHPHLDNTGRVAVVHNGIIENFAGLRAELAERGHELASETDTEVVAHLLAEEFSVCADLAEAMRLVCRRLEGAFTLVAVHADEPDVVVGARRNSPLVVGVGEGEAFLASDVAAFIAHTRSAIELGQDQVVELRRDGVTVTGFDGRPAEVRSYHVDWDASAAEKGGYDYFMLKEIAEQPKAVADTLLGRIDASGSLTLDEVRISASELREVDKVVIVACGTAFHAGMIAKYAIEHWTRVPCEVELASEFRYRDPILDQQTLVIAISQSGETMDTLMALRHAREQGARVLAICNTNGSTIPRESDAVLYTHAGPEVAVASTKAFLTQLVACYLVALYLGQVRGTKWGDEIGAVIRDLSHISGEVERVLETMEPVRELARSLAAKKTVLFLGRHVGYPVALEGALKLKELAYMHAEGFAAGELKHGPIALIEDDLPVVVVVPSPRGRSVLYDKIVSNIQEIRARGARTIVIAEEGDEAVVPYADHLIWIPATPTLLQPLVATVPLQVFACELATARGNDVDQPRNLAKSVTVE; encoded by the coding sequence ATGTGCGGAATCGTGGGATACGTGGGGTCGCAGTCGGCGCTCGAGATCGTGATGGCCGGACTGAAGCGGCTGGAGTACCGGGGGTACGACTCGGCCGGGGTCGCGGTGCTGGCGGACGGGGGGCTGGCCGGGGCCAAGAAGGCCGGGAAGCTGGGCAATCTGGAGAAGGAGCTCGCCGAGCGGCCGTTGCCGACCGGGACCACGGGGCTCGGGCACACGCGGTGGGCCACGCACGGCGGGCCCACGGACGCGAATGCGCATCCGCATCTCGACAACACGGGGCGCGTCGCCGTCGTGCACAACGGGATCATCGAGAACTTCGCCGGGCTGCGGGCCGAGTTGGCGGAGCGGGGGCACGAGCTGGCCTCCGAGACCGACACCGAGGTGGTCGCGCACCTGCTCGCCGAGGAGTTCTCGGTCTGCGCCGACCTCGCCGAGGCCATGCGGCTGGTGTGCCGACGGTTGGAGGGGGCCTTCACGCTGGTCGCCGTGCATGCCGATGAGCCCGACGTGGTGGTCGGTGCGCGGCGGAACTCGCCGCTGGTGGTGGGTGTTGGGGAGGGTGAGGCCTTTCTCGCCTCGGATGTCGCCGCGTTCATCGCCCACACGCGGTCGGCGATCGAGCTGGGCCAGGACCAGGTGGTGGAGCTGCGGCGGGACGGGGTGACCGTCACCGGGTTCGACGGGCGGCCGGCCGAGGTGCGGTCGTATCACGTCGACTGGGACGCCTCGGCCGCCGAAAAGGGGGGCTATGACTACTTCATGCTCAAGGAGATCGCCGAGCAGCCCAAGGCGGTCGCCGACACGTTGCTGGGGCGCATCGACGCTTCCGGTTCGCTGACGCTGGACGAGGTGCGCATCAGCGCCTCCGAGCTGCGGGAAGTCGACAAGGTCGTCATCGTCGCCTGCGGTACGGCCTTTCACGCCGGCATGATCGCCAAGTACGCCATCGAGCACTGGACGCGGGTGCCCTGCGAGGTCGAACTGGCCAGTGAGTTCCGGTACCGGGATCCGATCCTCGATCAGCAGACCCTCGTCATCGCCATCTCGCAGTCCGGCGAGACCATGGACACCCTCATGGCGCTGCGGCATGCCCGCGAGCAGGGGGCCAGGGTGCTGGCGATCTGCAACACCAACGGGTCGACGATTCCGCGTGAGTCGGATGCGGTGCTGTACACGCATGCCGGGCCGGAGGTCGCGGTCGCTTCGACGAAGGCGTTCCTGACGCAGCTGGTGGCGTGTTACCTCGTCGCGCTGTATCTGGGGCAGGTGCGGGGCACCAAGTGGGGCGACGAGATCGGGGCGGTCATCCGGGATCTCTCCCACATCTCCGGTGAGGTCGAGCGGGTGCTGGAGACCATGGAGCCGGTGCGGGAGCTGGCGCGGTCGCTGGCCGCGAAGAAGACGGTGCTGTTCCTGGGGCGGCATGTCGGATACCCCGTGGCGCTGGAGGGGGCGCTGAAGCTGAAGGAACTCGCCTATATGCACGCCGAAGGCTTTGCGGCGGGGGAGTTGAAGCACGGGCCGATCGCTCTGATCGAGGACGATCTGCCGGTGGTCGTGGTCGTGCCTTCGCCCCGGGGGCGGTCGGTTCTGTACGACAAGATCGTGTCCAACATCCAGGAGATCCGGGCCCGGGGCGCGCGGACCATCGTCATCGCGGAGGAAGGCGACGAGGCGGTGGTGCCGTACGCGGACCACCTCATCTGGATCCCGGCCACGCCGACCTTGCTTCAGCCGCTGGTGGCGACGGTTCCCCTGCAGGTGTTCGCCTGTGAACTGGCGACGGCTCGGGGCAACGACGTGGATCAGCCTCGGAATCTGGCCAAGTCGGTGACGGTGGAGTGA
- a CDS encoding ABC transporter permease yields the protein MTAATTTITAPVTKSGRVRPLDGMRQTFTMAWRSLVAVKHNPLELVDYSITPIMFVFLFTYVLGGQMAGSPEAYLKYALPGIIVQNTLFMTMYTAMALNTDLTKGVFDRLRSLPIARSAPLIGRITADLAKHVWALLLMIGLGLLLGFRITGGLGGFLLGTLLVVVFAAAVSWGAVLIGMLAGDAEKVQAFAFTIIFPITFTSSAFVMVDTMPGWLQAWSDVNPVTHLSDAFRGLLLGGPVAEPVLWSLVWAAGIALVFYPLAMRSYRAKT from the coding sequence ATGACCGCCGCCACCACGACCATCACGGCCCCGGTCACCAAGTCGGGCCGGGTGCGACCGCTCGACGGGATGCGGCAGACCTTCACGATGGCCTGGCGGAGCCTGGTCGCGGTGAAGCACAACCCGCTCGAACTGGTCGACTACAGCATCACGCCGATCATGTTCGTGTTCCTCTTCACGTATGTGCTGGGCGGGCAGATGGCCGGGTCGCCCGAGGCGTATCTGAAGTACGCACTGCCGGGGATCATCGTCCAGAACACCCTGTTCATGACCATGTACACCGCCATGGCGCTCAACACCGACCTCACCAAGGGCGTCTTCGACCGGCTGCGCAGCCTGCCGATCGCCCGCTCGGCCCCGCTCATCGGCCGTATCACCGCCGACCTCGCCAAGCACGTCTGGGCGCTGCTGCTGATGATCGGCCTCGGCCTGCTGCTCGGCTTCCGGATCACCGGAGGGCTGGGCGGGTTCCTGCTCGGGACGCTGCTGGTGGTCGTGTTCGCGGCGGCGGTGTCGTGGGGCGCGGTGCTGATCGGGATGCTGGCGGGGGACGCCGAGAAGGTGCAGGCCTTCGCGTTCACGATCATTTTCCCGATCACGTTCACGAGCAGCGCGTTCGTCATGGTGGACACCATGCCGGGGTGGCTGCAGGCGTGGAGCGACGTGAATCCGGTGACGCATCTGTCGGACGCGTTCCGGGGGCTGCTGCTGGGTGGGCCGGTGGCGGAGCCGGTGCTGTGGTCGCTGGTGTGGGCGGCCGGGATCGCGCTGGTGTTCTATCCGTTGGCCATGCGCTCTTATCGGGCGAAGACCTGA
- a CDS encoding ATP-binding cassette domain-containing protein → MTYAIEAEGLVKRFKDTEALAGVDLGARRGTVLGLLGPNGAGKTTAVRIFATLLRPDGGRAQVAGHDVVREAGVVRAMVGLTGQYAAVDENLTGTENLLMIGRLLGLPRREAKARAAELLERFQLADAAGRAAKTYSGGMRRRLDLAASLVGQPSILFLDEPTTGLDPHSRGELWDLLRGLVADGATALLTTQYLNEADVLADDIVVIDKGRVIAEGTPDQLKSQVGGQVLQLRPVAAEHLVRAHLLVAEAAGPQTQIEGETITAPVKDPELMPAVVRTLDREGIAVGELALRRSSLDEVFLALTGHRAEPGEPEGNGGAAVRDDDESELEKAVSRS, encoded by the coding sequence ATGACGTATGCGATCGAGGCGGAAGGCCTGGTCAAGCGGTTCAAGGACACCGAGGCGCTGGCCGGGGTCGACCTGGGGGCCCGGCGAGGCACGGTGCTGGGACTGCTGGGTCCCAACGGCGCGGGGAAGACCACCGCGGTGCGGATCTTCGCGACCCTGCTCCGGCCGGACGGTGGCCGGGCGCAGGTGGCCGGGCACGACGTGGTCCGGGAGGCCGGGGTCGTACGCGCCATGGTCGGGCTGACCGGGCAGTACGCGGCGGTGGACGAGAATCTGACCGGTACGGAGAACCTGCTGATGATCGGCAGGCTGCTCGGTCTGCCACGCCGGGAGGCGAAGGCGCGCGCGGCCGAGCTGCTGGAGCGCTTCCAGCTGGCGGACGCGGCCGGGCGGGCCGCGAAGACCTACTCCGGCGGCATGCGCAGGCGTCTGGACCTCGCGGCCAGTCTCGTCGGGCAGCCCAGCATCCTCTTTCTCGACGAGCCGACGACCGGACTCGACCCGCACAGCCGTGGTGAGCTCTGGGACCTGCTGCGGGGCCTGGTCGCGGACGGGGCGACGGCCCTGCTGACCACGCAGTACCTGAACGAGGCCGATGTGCTCGCCGACGACATCGTGGTGATCGACAAGGGCCGGGTGATCGCCGAGGGCACGCCCGACCAGCTGAAGTCGCAGGTCGGGGGCCAGGTGCTGCAGCTGCGGCCGGTGGCGGCGGAGCATCTCGTACGGGCGCACCTGCTGGTCGCCGAGGCGGCCGGTCCGCAGACGCAGATCGAGGGCGAGACGATCACCGCCCCGGTGAAGGATCCCGAGCTGATGCCTGCGGTCGTGCGCACGCTGGACCGTGAGGGGATCGCGGTGGGCGAGCTGGCGCTGCGGCGCTCGTCGCTGGACGAGGTGTTCCTGGCGCTGACCGGACACCGTGCCGAGCCGGGCGAGCCGGAGGGGAACGGCGGGGCGGCCGTACGGGACGACGACGAGAGCGAGCTGGAGAAGGCGGTGAGCCGGTCATGA
- the coaA gene encoding type I pantothenate kinase, translating into MPRSAHRPRPEATPYVDLTRSEWSALRDKTPLPLTAEEVEKLRGLGDVIDLDEVRDIYLPLSRLLNLYVGATDGLRGALNTFLGEQGSQSGTPFVIGVAGSVAVGKSTVARLLQALLSRWPEHPRVELVTTDGFLLPTKELRARGLMSRKGFPESYDRRALTRFVADIKAGKDEVTAPVYSHLIYDIVPDQKLTVRRPDILIVEGLNVLQPALPGKDGRTRVGLADYFDFSVYVDARTEDIEHWYLNRFKRLRETAFQNPSSYFRKYTQVSEEEALDYAGTMWRTINKPNLVENIAPTRGRATLVVRKGPDHKVQRLSLRKL; encoded by the coding sequence ATGCCCCGGAGCGCCCACCGGCCCAGGCCGGAGGCGACTCCCTACGTCGACCTCACCCGCTCGGAGTGGAGCGCGCTGCGCGACAAGACCCCGCTGCCGCTCACGGCGGAGGAGGTCGAGAAGCTGCGCGGTCTGGGCGATGTCATCGACCTCGACGAGGTCCGCGACATCTACCTCCCGCTCTCCCGCCTCCTCAACCTCTACGTCGGCGCCACGGACGGCCTCAGAGGGGCGCTGAACACCTTCCTGGGCGAACAGGGCTCCCAGTCCGGCACCCCGTTCGTCATAGGGGTCGCCGGTTCGGTCGCCGTGGGCAAGTCCACGGTCGCCCGTCTCCTGCAGGCCCTGCTCTCCCGCTGGCCCGAGCACCCGCGCGTGGAGCTGGTCACCACGGACGGTTTCCTGCTGCCCACCAAGGAGCTCCGGGCCCGCGGCCTGATGTCGCGGAAGGGATTCCCCGAGTCCTACGACCGCCGCGCCCTCACCCGGTTCGTCGCCGACATCAAGGCGGGCAAGGACGAGGTCACGGCTCCCGTCTACTCCCACCTGATCTACGACATCGTCCCGGACCAGAAGCTCACGGTCCGCCGCCCCGACATCCTGATCGTCGAGGGCCTGAACGTCCTCCAGCCCGCCCTGCCCGGCAAGGACGGCCGCACCCGGGTCGGCCTCGCCGACTACTTCGACTTCAGCGTGTACGTCGACGCCCGCACCGAGGACATCGAGCACTGGTACCTCAACCGCTTCAAGCGGCTGCGCGAGACCGCCTTCCAGAACCCCTCCTCGTACTTCCGCAAGTACACCCAGGTGTCCGAGGAGGAGGCCCTCGACTACGCCGGCACGATGTGGCGCACCATCAACAAGCCCAACCTCGTCGAGAACATCGCCCCCACCCGCGGCCGGGCCACCCTGGTCGTCCGCAAGGGCCCGGACCACAAGGTGCAGCGGCTGAGCCTGCGCAAGCTGTGA
- a CDS encoding DUF389 domain-containing protein: MLHLRLITPADRTDDVVRLIEGTVGATHLAVLPGAARNPSGDLVMCDVAREAGDELLTDLQQLGIGESGSIAVENIDLSLSKRADNAEKEAPGEGADAVLWEHLADATHEESTLSVTYLAFITLATMIAACGVVLDNAILIVGAMAVGPEFGPLAGVCTAVVQRAPRLALRSLIALLVGFAAAMVVTVGFSYFMDAVNLFSHEQLDAERPNTHFIYRPDWFSFVVAVLAGCAGTLSLTSAKSGALVGVAISVTTVPAAANAAVAFSYDEYKQAWGSTEQLLLNLLGIVLAGTLTLLAQKWFLTKQRQRKNAL; the protein is encoded by the coding sequence ATGCTGCATCTGCGCCTGATCACGCCGGCCGACCGGACCGACGACGTGGTCCGCCTGATCGAAGGGACGGTGGGGGCGACCCACCTCGCCGTCCTGCCGGGCGCCGCCCGCAACCCCTCCGGGGACCTGGTGATGTGTGACGTGGCGCGCGAGGCGGGCGACGAACTCCTCACCGATCTCCAGCAGTTGGGCATCGGGGAGTCCGGCTCCATCGCCGTCGAGAACATCGACCTGTCGCTGTCCAAGCGTGCCGACAATGCCGAGAAGGAGGCACCGGGCGAGGGCGCGGACGCGGTGCTGTGGGAGCACCTCGCGGACGCCACGCACGAGGAGTCGACGCTCTCCGTCACGTACCTCGCCTTCATCACGCTCGCCACGATGATCGCGGCCTGCGGTGTGGTCCTCGACAACGCGATCCTGATCGTGGGCGCGATGGCGGTCGGCCCGGAGTTCGGACCGCTGGCGGGCGTCTGCACGGCGGTTGTGCAGCGAGCCCCCCGCCTCGCACTGCGCTCACTGATCGCACTGCTGGTGGGCTTCGCGGCGGCCATGGTGGTCACGGTGGGCTTCAGCTACTTCATGGACGCCGTGAACCTGTTCAGCCACGAACAGTTGGACGCCGAACGCCCCAACACCCACTTCATCTACCGACCCGACTGGTTCTCGTTCGTCGTGGCCGTCCTCGCCGGCTGCGCGGGCACGCTCTCCCTGACCTCGGCCAAGTCGGGCGCGCTGGTGGGCGTCGCCATCTCGGTGACGACGGTCCCGGCCGCCGCGAACGCCGCCGTGGCCTTCAGCTACGACGAGTACAAGCAGGCCTGGGGCTCCACCGAACAGCTCCTGCTGAACCTGCTGGGCATCGTCCTGGCCGGCACCCTCACACTCCTGGCCCAGAAGTGGTTCTTGACCAAACAGCGCCAACGCAAGAACGCCCTCTAA